Proteins from a single region of Segatella copri:
- a CDS encoding sigma-70 family RNA polymerase sigma factor: protein MTEKEINKIVSENLNYVKSVANQYKGKGVEFDDLVSEGTLAMLMAARKFQADRGTDFVAYAGPFVHKAISQAIDKQSGLYRLPKDQKKFAPRNADKAVSVDAPLSANNPYTLLDILNDPDVKIADDTLNIEMMKKKMAESIADLLPREKEIITKFYGIGVPKETMAEIAEDMGLKRERVRQIRNLTIRRLNRSIRHQALRNYFKR, encoded by the coding sequence ATGACAGAAAAAGAAATAAACAAGATAGTTAGTGAGAACTTAAACTATGTAAAATCAGTAGCCAACCAGTATAAAGGTAAAGGCGTTGAGTTTGATGACTTGGTTAGCGAAGGAACTCTGGCAATGCTTATGGCAGCCAGAAAGTTCCAAGCCGACCGGGGCACCGATTTTGTGGCTTATGCCGGTCCATTCGTTCACAAGGCTATATCTCAGGCCATCGATAAACAATCAGGACTTTATCGTTTACCGAAAGACCAGAAGAAATTTGCCCCAAGAAACGCAGACAAGGCTGTATCTGTAGATGCGCCACTAAGCGCAAACAATCCGTATACCCTATTAGACATATTAAACGATCCGGATGTAAAGATTGCAGATGATACCCTGAATATAGAAATGATGAAGAAAAAGATGGCAGAAAGCATTGCAGATTTATTGCCACGAGAGAAAGAAATCATCACCAAATTCTATGGTATAGGTGTTCCTAAAGAAACGATGGCTGAAATTGCTGAAGATATGGGGCTCAAACGCGAGCGAGTTCGCCAGATACGAAATCTGACCATACGCAGATTGAACAGGAGTATCCGCCACCAGGCATTGAGAAACTACTTCAAGAGGTAA
- a CDS encoding glutamine--tRNA ligase/YqeY domain fusion protein yields MAINEENNLEEKKSISFVEQLVEEDLKEGKNGGRIQTRFPPEPNGYLHIGHAKAICMDFGVAEKYNGVCNLRFDDTNPSKENNEYVENILQDIQWLGFKWGNIYYASDYFEKLWDFAVWMIKKGNAYIDEQTAEEIAQQKGTPTSPGTASPYRDRPIEESLALFEKMNTPEAVEGSMVLRAKLDMANPNMHFRDPIMYRIIHTPHHRTGTKWHAYPMYDFAHGQSDYFEGVTHSICTLEFVPHRPLYDKFIDFLKEKDGTADVLNDNRPRQIEFNRLNLTYTVMSKRKLHQLVDEKLVIGWDDPRMPTLCGMRRRGYSPDSIRMFIDSIGYTKFDALNDMALLEASVREDLNKKACRVSAVLDPVKLVITNYPEGETEEMEAINNPENEADGTHTITFSKNLWIERADFMEDAPKKFFRMTPGKEVRLKNAYIVKCTGCTKDENGVITEIQAEYDPISKSGMEGANRKVKGTLHWVSADHCVKAEVREYDRLFMVENPSADERDFHELLNPDSFHDYPNCYVEEYAANKKPGEYLQFQRIGYFMADLDSTAEKPVFNKTVGLKDTWAKQNK; encoded by the coding sequence ATGGCAATTAATGAAGAAAACAATTTGGAAGAGAAGAAAAGTATCTCTTTCGTAGAACAGTTAGTTGAGGAAGACCTCAAAGAAGGCAAAAACGGAGGACGAATCCAGACTCGTTTTCCGCCAGAGCCTAATGGTTATCTGCATATCGGCCATGCCAAAGCTATCTGCATGGACTTTGGTGTTGCAGAGAAATATAATGGTGTTTGCAATCTTCGTTTTGATGACACTAACCCTAGCAAGGAAAACAATGAATATGTAGAGAATATTCTTCAAGACATCCAGTGGCTCGGATTCAAGTGGGGCAATATCTACTATGCTTCAGACTACTTTGAGAAGCTTTGGGATTTTGCTGTCTGGATGATCAAGAAGGGCAATGCATATATAGATGAACAAACTGCTGAAGAAATTGCACAGCAGAAGGGTACTCCTACCTCACCGGGTACTGCTAGTCCATATCGTGATCGCCCAATCGAAGAAAGCCTTGCTTTGTTTGAGAAGATGAATACTCCTGAGGCCGTAGAAGGCAGCATGGTTCTTCGCGCAAAACTCGATATGGCGAATCCAAATATGCATTTCCGCGATCCTATCATGTATCGTATCATCCATACTCCTCATCACCGTACAGGAACAAAATGGCATGCATATCCTATGTATGATTTCGCTCACGGACAGAGTGACTACTTTGAAGGGGTAACCCATTCTATCTGTACATTGGAATTTGTACCTCACCGTCCGCTTTACGATAAGTTCATCGACTTCTTGAAGGAGAAGGACGGAACTGCAGATGTATTAAACGACAATCGTCCACGTCAGATTGAATTCAACCGATTGAACCTCACTTATACAGTAATGAGCAAGCGTAAGCTTCACCAGCTGGTAGATGAGAAACTGGTTATCGGATGGGACGACCCACGTATGCCTACTCTTTGCGGAATGCGCCGTCGCGGTTACTCTCCTGATAGTATTCGTATGTTTATCGACAGTATCGGTTATACTAAGTTCGATGCTCTCAACGATATGGCCTTACTCGAAGCATCTGTTAGAGAAGACTTGAACAAGAAAGCATGCCGTGTGAGTGCAGTACTTGATCCTGTAAAACTCGTAATTACCAACTATCCGGAAGGTGAAACAGAGGAAATGGAAGCAATCAATAATCCAGAAAATGAAGCTGATGGCACACACACCATCACATTCTCTAAGAATCTCTGGATAGAGCGTGCTGACTTTATGGAAGATGCTCCTAAAAAATTCTTCCGAATGACTCCGGGTAAAGAAGTTCGTCTGAAGAATGCTTACATCGTTAAGTGCACTGGATGCACAAAGGACGAAAATGGCGTTATCACTGAGATTCAGGCAGAATACGATCCTATCAGTAAGAGCGGCATGGAAGGTGCCAACCGTAAGGTTAAGGGTACATTGCATTGGGTATCAGCAGATCACTGCGTAAAGGCAGAGGTGCGCGAATACGACCGTCTCTTTATGGTAGAAAATCCATCTGCTGATGAACGTGACTTCCACGAGTTGCTCAACCCGGATAGCTTCCACGACTATCCTAACTGCTATGTTGAGGAATATGCAGCCAACAAGAAGCCAGGTGAATATCTCCAGTTCCAGCGTATCGGTTATTTCATGGCCGATCTTGATTCTACTGCAGAAAAACCAGTATTCAACAAAACCGTTGGCTTGAAAGATACATGGGCAAAACAGAATAAATAA
- a CDS encoding PD-(D/E)XK nuclease family protein, whose translation MKTFLKYVARDILEKYGNNLSDIAVVFPNKRAALFLNESLARLTDHPIWSPSYITISDLFRKHSTLKVGDPIKLVCDLHKTFVACTGIDETLDHFYGWGQLLITDFDDIDKNMAEAEKLFANLSNIHELDDISYLTEEQKTLIKKFFSNFNDDHNSELKKRFLQLWSHFLDIYKQFNMRLEEQGLAYEGALYRKVVNDENIKFQHKKYLFVGFNMMQVVERKLCDRLIKEGKAHFYWDYDDYYMQNNHEAGHYIREYLKYYPNELNDMPPHDLREIYHNFDNNKDITYISASTENIQARYVNQWLKEKKRYKYGKKVAIVLADEGLLQSVIHSLPTNEDIKSLPDYSENDQLSYNITLGYPLQQTPFYSLLQQLIKLQGVGHPKHSNNYRLHNVLMALRHPYTRYISQNYSKLLSALDEQKQFYPTRQFLSMDGDEGLSLLFKDLGETATENEYNLRLIQYLLDILKTIGVNSKEQDDPLFQESLFRTYTLLNRLQELIQTGDLAVDCITLERLIQQLIQSTSIPFHGEPAEGIQVMGVLETRNLDFEHILVLSCNEGKLPKGVNDASFIPYSLRKAYGLTTVDNKVAIYAYYFHSLLQRSHDITLCYNNATEDGQSGEMSRFMLQLLVESHHDIERFSLVAGQNTLRPTYEPIEKKLHTLSQLKNLKMLTPTFLNTYLRCEKQFYYKYVEGLIEPDEMDEDEVDNKVFGNIFHRAAELFYLGLASSDALTTDGKGELKLTRPIVVSKEQLEQALKDESLIYRLVDQAFREELFKVSAAGYRPKYNGLQLINKEVIARYIRQLVTIDMRQAPFTILGLELVVKTDVEVETSIGNLSLSIGGFIDRLDAVAANGNANGNNLAERIRVIDYKTGRISTTRPRELSEVFDPSMLNKHTDYYLQSMLYSIIVSHNRNLNPAQEPVSPGLLFIQNAGAEDYDPTLKMGKELISSIDVYEEEFMKQLKVLIANIFDKDQPFRPTDDKHRCEYCPYAALCKS comes from the coding sequence ATGAAAACATTTTTAAAATATGTAGCAAGAGATATACTCGAGAAATACGGAAACAATCTCAGCGACATTGCCGTCGTGTTTCCAAATAAACGCGCCGCTCTTTTCCTCAACGAGAGTCTGGCACGTTTGACTGATCACCCTATCTGGTCGCCATCTTACATAACTATCAGCGACCTGTTTCGCAAACATAGCACATTGAAAGTTGGAGACCCAATCAAACTTGTTTGCGATTTACATAAAACATTCGTAGCCTGCACTGGTATTGATGAGACCCTAGACCATTTTTATGGATGGGGACAACTTCTTATCACAGATTTTGACGATATTGATAAAAACATGGCAGAAGCAGAAAAACTCTTTGCCAATCTTAGCAATATACATGAACTTGATGACATCTCATATCTTACAGAAGAACAGAAAACGCTGATTAAGAAATTTTTCAGCAATTTCAACGATGATCACAACTCAGAACTCAAAAAGAGATTTCTACAATTATGGAGCCATTTTCTTGATATCTATAAGCAGTTCAACATGCGTCTTGAAGAACAAGGATTGGCTTATGAGGGGGCTCTATACAGGAAAGTTGTAAATGATGAAAATATCAAATTCCAACACAAGAAATATCTCTTTGTCGGTTTTAATATGATGCAAGTAGTAGAACGGAAACTCTGCGACCGCTTGATAAAAGAGGGTAAAGCACATTTCTATTGGGACTACGATGACTATTATATGCAAAACAACCATGAGGCAGGTCACTACATTCGTGAATATCTCAAATATTATCCTAACGAATTGAATGATATGCCTCCTCATGATCTTCGTGAAATTTATCATAACTTTGATAACAATAAAGACATTACATACATATCGGCATCTACAGAAAACATTCAGGCCCGCTATGTAAACCAATGGCTTAAAGAAAAGAAACGCTATAAATATGGAAAAAAAGTAGCAATCGTATTAGCCGATGAAGGATTGTTGCAAAGTGTTATACATAGTCTTCCTACAAACGAAGACATCAAGTCGTTGCCAGATTATTCTGAGAACGACCAGTTATCATATAACATAACATTGGGGTATCCGCTTCAACAGACACCATTCTACAGTTTGCTGCAACAGCTCATCAAGTTGCAGGGCGTAGGTCACCCCAAGCATAGTAACAACTATCGCTTACACAATGTGCTCATGGCACTTCGTCATCCATACACACGCTATATTTCTCAAAATTATAGCAAACTCTTGAGCGCTCTTGACGAGCAGAAGCAGTTCTATCCTACCCGCCAATTCCTAAGCATGGATGGTGATGAAGGCTTATCTCTGCTTTTCAAAGATTTGGGTGAGACTGCAACAGAAAATGAATACAACTTGAGACTCATCCAGTATCTGCTGGATATTTTGAAGACAATAGGTGTGAATAGCAAAGAACAGGACGATCCCCTATTCCAGGAATCGCTCTTCAGAACCTATACATTATTGAACCGTCTGCAAGAACTCATCCAGACAGGAGACTTAGCAGTAGACTGCATCACTCTGGAACGACTCATCCAACAGCTCATCCAGTCAACAAGTATTCCTTTCCATGGTGAACCTGCAGAAGGAATACAGGTAATGGGTGTATTGGAAACTCGAAATCTGGATTTCGAGCATATCTTAGTACTCTCATGCAACGAAGGGAAACTACCGAAAGGAGTGAACGATGCTTCATTTATTCCCTATTCATTGAGAAAGGCATACGGCTTGACTACGGTAGATAACAAAGTAGCTATATACGCCTATTATTTTCACAGTCTGCTCCAACGCTCACACGACATCACTTTGTGTTACAATAACGCAACAGAAGATGGCCAATCGGGTGAGATGAGCCGTTTTATGCTACAACTCCTGGTAGAAAGCCATCATGACATCGAGCGCTTTTCTTTGGTTGCAGGACAAAACACACTGCGTCCTACTTATGAACCAATAGAGAAAAAACTGCATACGCTCAGCCAGCTCAAGAATTTGAAAATGCTTACGCCAACATTTCTGAATACATATTTGAGATGTGAAAAGCAATTCTACTATAAATATGTAGAAGGATTGATTGAGCCAGATGAAATGGATGAGGACGAAGTAGACAACAAAGTATTTGGAAATATATTCCATCGTGCAGCAGAACTGTTCTATCTGGGATTAGCAAGCAGCGATGCTCTGACAACCGACGGTAAAGGAGAACTCAAACTGACTCGTCCTATCGTTGTATCAAAAGAGCAATTAGAGCAAGCCTTAAAAGACGAATCTCTGATTTATCGCCTGGTTGATCAGGCGTTCAGAGAAGAACTCTTTAAAGTTAGCGCTGCAGGGTATCGTCCAAAATATAATGGCCTGCAACTGATCAATAAAGAAGTAATAGCAAGATATATCCGGCAACTTGTCACGATAGATATGCGCCAGGCTCCATTCACCATACTCGGATTAGAGCTGGTTGTAAAAACTGACGTCGAAGTAGAAACAAGTATCGGCAATTTATCTCTGTCAATAGGAGGTTTTATCGACCGACTGGACGCTGTTGCAGCTAACGGTAATGCAAATGGCAATAATCTTGCAGAACGAATCCGCGTAATAGACTATAAAACAGGACGTATTTCAACAACACGTCCAAGAGAACTGAGCGAAGTGTTTGATCCATCCATGCTCAACAAGCATACAGATTATTATTTACAATCTATGCTCTACTCAATTATTGTAAGCCACAACAGAAATCTGAATCCGGCTCAAGAGCCCGTATCTCCAGGCTTGCTGTTTATACAAAATGCAGGAGCAGAAGATTATGATCCGACATTAAAAATGGGCAAGGAACTCATCAGTAGCATAGATGTATACGAAGAAGAGTTTATGAAACAACTGAAAGTTCTCATCGCCAACATCTTTGACAAGGACCAGCCATTCCGACCTACAGATGATAAGCATCGTTGCGAATACTGTCCATACGCAGCTTTATGCAAATCATAG
- a CDS encoding LTA synthase family protein, with amino-acid sequence MKQILWFIKTYFTFVILFSIQKPFFMILEKASATQPIDNIWSEMPTVMWYGLSLDLSMAGYLAALPGLLLIAMMWFRKEIIRPILNAYFILASFLVSITFVLNAGLYPYWNFPLDSTPLYYFFTSPKDALASVGGLYIFFALLITVLLTIAVWFALRMPHTQKRYSSRYSNYGFGDFGSGRRTRYSDIEHHRMRHSLILLLLTALLFIPIRGGFTVSTTNTGKAYFSQNAFLNHAAVNPMFSLFESLTHQEDFASQYRYMSEEEANKLFAQMVSSSDQNTYPLLNEEARKNGKPDILIIIMESFANDIMPSVGTHKDVAVCLDSIAKKGIFFPRFYSNTFRTDRGLVAVLSGYPAQPTTSIMRYPAKSAQLPSLARSLAKAKHYGNAYYYGGDVDFANQRSWLISQGYERIISDSDFPIEDKLSKWGVHDHIVANRLLADLRKEQNAKQPMLRVFQTSSSHEPFDVPYSRLKDKRLNAFAYTDSVIGHLLREYSKLPRWKNTLVLLVADHVGAYKEHLDNFDRSRYQIPLIMTGGAIARPMNVKLIGSQQDIAATLLGQLGIPHKDFLFSKNMLSDATPKFAFFDVPDAFGMVSEENSIIYDNKSQKVVYDKGKKGYNLKRGMAYLQKLYDDLSAK; translated from the coding sequence ATGAAGCAAATATTGTGGTTTATAAAAACGTATTTTACGTTTGTCATTTTGTTCAGTATTCAGAAACCATTTTTCATGATATTGGAAAAGGCTTCTGCTACACAACCTATCGATAATATCTGGAGCGAAATGCCTACAGTGATGTGGTATGGTTTATCACTCGACCTCTCTATGGCTGGTTACCTCGCCGCACTACCGGGTTTGTTGCTCATCGCAATGATGTGGTTTCGTAAGGAGATTATACGTCCCATTCTGAATGCTTATTTTATATTGGCATCTTTCCTGGTTTCCATTACATTCGTACTGAATGCAGGATTATATCCATATTGGAACTTCCCGCTAGATAGCACTCCATTATATTATTTCTTTACTTCGCCAAAGGATGCACTTGCAAGTGTTGGAGGGCTTTACATCTTTTTTGCTCTTCTCATCACAGTGCTGCTTACCATAGCCGTCTGGTTCGCACTCCGCATGCCTCATACCCAGAAGCGCTATTCCAGCAGATACAGCAACTATGGTTTTGGAGATTTCGGCAGTGGTCGTAGAACACGCTACTCTGACATAGAGCATCATCGTATGCGCCATTCTCTTATTCTGTTGCTGCTTACTGCCCTTCTCTTCATCCCTATCAGAGGAGGATTTACTGTATCTACAACAAATACAGGAAAGGCATATTTCAGCCAAAATGCATTTTTGAATCATGCTGCCGTCAATCCGATGTTCAGCCTGTTTGAATCACTGACCCATCAGGAAGATTTTGCATCGCAATACCGATACATGTCAGAAGAAGAAGCTAACAAGCTCTTTGCTCAAATGGTAAGTTCAAGCGACCAGAATACCTACCCACTCCTGAATGAAGAAGCTCGGAAAAACGGAAAGCCGGATATACTTATTATTATTATGGAAAGCTTTGCCAATGACATCATGCCTTCCGTCGGAACACATAAAGACGTAGCTGTCTGCTTGGACTCAATAGCCAAAAAGGGAATTTTTTTCCCAAGATTCTATTCCAACACTTTCCGCACGGATCGTGGTCTGGTTGCTGTTTTGAGCGGTTATCCTGCACAACCTACAACCAGCATCATGCGCTACCCGGCAAAATCTGCACAATTACCATCATTGGCACGTTCTTTGGCTAAAGCAAAGCATTACGGCAATGCATATTATTATGGTGGTGATGTTGATTTTGCCAACCAACGCTCTTGGCTGATTTCCCAGGGCTATGAGAGAATCATTTCAGATAGTGATTTCCCGATAGAAGACAAATTGAGCAAATGGGGAGTACACGATCATATCGTAGCCAACCGGCTGCTTGCAGACCTCAGGAAAGAACAGAATGCCAAACAGCCTATGCTGAGAGTATTCCAGACTTCAAGCAGTCATGAGCCATTCGATGTACCATATAGCAGACTGAAAGACAAACGTTTAAATGCATTTGCTTACACTGATAGTGTCATAGGTCATCTTCTGCGTGAATACAGCAAATTGCCTAGATGGAAAAATACTTTGGTATTACTCGTTGCCGATCATGTTGGTGCATACAAAGAACATCTTGACAACTTTGACCGCAGCCGCTATCAGATTCCACTTATCATGACCGGTGGAGCAATAGCTCGCCCAATGAATGTTAAGCTTATAGGAAGTCAGCAAGATATAGCAGCTACACTGCTCGGACAATTAGGCATTCCTCACAAAGACTTCTTGTTCAGCAAGAACATGTTGAGTGATGCTACGCCTAAATTTGCATTCTTTGATGTACCCGATGCTTTCGGCATGGTATCAGAGGAGAACTCTATCATCTACGACAACAAATCCCAAAAGGTCGTTTATGATAAAGGCAAAAAAGGTTATAACTTGAAACGAGGCATGGCTTATCTTCAGAAGTTGTACGATGACTTGAGTGCAAAATAG
- a CDS encoding phosphatase PAP2 family protein, protein MIELLHQIEQIDTQIFLFFNGFHNEYWDYFMMIFSDRFVWVPFYASFIFVLLKNFPVKVVMSTIVVITLIILFSDQTASGILKPLVARMRPSNPDNPISPMVHVVQGYRGGRYGFPSSHAANAWSMAFFAQYLVRRSKLTIFLCLWALITSYSRMYLGVHYFGDILIGTLIGFFYATLYYYIFQYFLRKHTERFKPNHDIRFASVPIITGLVSIWVIICTSGILSFYSIPLR, encoded by the coding sequence ATGATAGAATTACTTCATCAAATAGAACAGATTGATACGCAGATTTTTCTGTTTTTCAATGGTTTTCACAACGAGTATTGGGATTACTTCATGATGATTTTCTCAGACCGTTTTGTATGGGTTCCGTTCTATGCCAGTTTTATCTTTGTACTGCTAAAGAATTTTCCTGTCAAGGTTGTGATGAGCACCATAGTTGTTATCACTCTGATTATCTTGTTTTCAGACCAGACTGCATCAGGAATTCTGAAGCCATTAGTAGCAAGAATGCGTCCCAGTAATCCTGATAATCCTATCAGTCCGATGGTACATGTTGTTCAAGGATATCGGGGTGGCAGATATGGTTTTCCATCTTCTCATGCAGCCAATGCATGGAGCATGGCCTTCTTTGCACAATATCTGGTTCGCCGGAGCAAACTCACGATATTCTTATGCCTATGGGCATTGATAACCAGTTATTCCCGCATGTATCTCGGTGTACACTATTTTGGCGACATCCTGATTGGTACCCTCATTGGTTTTTTCTATGCCACCTTATATTATTATATATTTCAGTATTTTTTAAGAAAGCATACCGAACGTTTTAAGCCCAACCACGACATCAGATTTGCAAGCGTCCCTATCATTACGGGGCTCGTTTCTATATGGGTAATCATTTGTACCAGTGGAATACTATCTTTCTATAGCATACCACTGAGATAA
- a CDS encoding helix-turn-helix domain-containing protein, protein MLSEETKDRLRDEIIRVLVTERKYKDPDYSSKKLAEDLNTNSRYISAVCATRFHKNYAELVNDYRVNDAMSLLTDKRYARMSVEGISEMAGFNTRQSFYANFFKRIGVTPRQYRANHFKGLE, encoded by the coding sequence ATGCTGAGTGAAGAAACTAAGGACCGCCTTCGCGACGAGATAATCCGTGTTCTTGTTACTGAAAGAAAGTACAAGGACCCTGACTACAGTTCCAAGAAACTTGCAGAGGATTTGAATACTAACTCTCGCTATATTTCTGCTGTATGCGCAACTCGATTTCATAAGAATTATGCCGAGTTGGTGAATGATTATCGAGTAAACGATGCTATGTCTTTACTTACCGATAAGCGTTATGCAAGAATGAGTGTAGAAGGTATCAGCGAAATGGCTGGTTTCAATACTCGTCAGAGTTTCTATGCTAATTTCTTCAAGCGAATAGGCGTTACTCCTCGTCAATATCGTGCTAATCATTTTAAGGGATTGGAGTAA